Proteins found in one Quercus robur chromosome 2, dhQueRobu3.1, whole genome shotgun sequence genomic segment:
- the LOC126713019 gene encoding tubby-like F-box protein 8 has translation MSFRSLVRDVRDGLGSLSRRSFEVRLPGHHRGKSHGSVHELQDQPLVIQNSRWASLPPELLRDVIKRLEASESTWPARKNVVACAAVCRSWREMCKEIVRNPEFSGKITFPVSLKQPGYRDGPIQCFIKRDKSNLTYHLFLCLSPALLVENGKFLLSAKRTRRTTCTEYVISMDADNISRSSCTYIGKLRSNFLGTKFIIYDTQPPYNNAQLSPPGRSRRFYSKKVSPKVPTGSYNIAQVSYELNVLGTRGPRRMHCAMHSIPVSSVEPGGCVPGQPELLPRSLEDSFRSISFSKSIDNSTEFSSSRFSDIIGPRDEDEEGKERPLVLRNKAPRWHEQLQCWCLNFRGRVTVASVKNFQLIAAIQPAPAAAAAAAAGTPMPSQPTQSDHDKIILQFGKVGKDMFTMDYRYPLSAFQAFAICLSSFDTKLACE, from the exons ATGTCGTTCCGTAGCCTAGTTCGTGATGTAAGGGATGGATTAGGTAGCTTATCGAGGCGGAGTTTTGAGGTGAGGCTGCCAGGGCATCACAGGGGGAAATCACATGGATCAGTCCATGAGTTGCAAGATCAGCCTTTGGTTATCCAGAACAGCCGTTGGGCTAGCCTTCCACCTGAGCTTTTGCGTGATGTGATCAAACGATTGGAGGCAAGTGAGAGTACATGGCCTGCTCGTAAGAATGTTGTTGCGTGTGCTGCTGTCTGCAGGTCATGGAGGGAAATGTGCAAAGAAATTGTTAGAAATCCTGAATTCTCTGGGAAGATTACTTTCCCCGTCTCCCTGAAGCag cCTGGCTATAGGGATGGACCCATTCAATGCTTCATTAAGAGGGACAAATCAAATTTAACTTACCACCTTTTTCTTTGTCTTAGCCCTG CTTTGCTTGTTGAAAATGGGAAATTTCTTCTCTCTGCAAAACGGACCCGGAGAACAACTTGCACGGAGTATGTGATTTCCATGGATGCTGATAACATTTCAAGATCAAGCTGCACTTACATTGGAAAACTCAG GTCAAATTTTCTGGGCACCAAATTCATTATATATGATACACAGCCACCCTATAACAATGCTCAGCTGTCTCCGCCTGGCCGAAGCCGTAGGTTCTACTCGAAAAAAGTTTCTCCGAAGGTCCCCACTGGCAGCTACAACATTGCCCAGGTCTCGTATGAGCTCAATGTGCTAGGCACTAGGGGACCACGCAGGATGCACTGCGCAATGCATTCAATACCTGTCTCATCAGTTGAGCCAGGTGGCTGTGTTCCTGGCCAACCTGAGCTCCTCCCTCGTTCCCTTGAAGACTCATTTCGTAGTATTTCCTTTTCGAAGTCAATTGATAACTCGACTGAGTTTAGCAGCTCCAGGTTCTCTGATATTATTGGGCCTCGTGATGAAGATGAGGAGGGAAAGGAGAGACCATTGGTTCTCCGAAACAAGGCACCGAGATGGCACGAACAGTTGCAGTGTTGGTGCCTGAACTTCCGTGGGAGGGTGACTGTTGCATCCGTCAAGAACTTTCAGCTAATTGCTGCAATACAGCCTGCTCCTGCTGccgctgctgctgctgctgccggcACACCGATGCCATCACAGCCAACCCAATCTGACCATGACAAGATTATTCTGCAGTTTGGTAAGGTTGGGAAGGATATGTTTACCATGGATTACAGATATCCTCTGTCAGCATTTCAGGCTTTTGCCATTTGCTTGAGCAGCTTTGACACCAAATTGGCATGTGAATAG